A window of Phyllobacterium sp. T1293 contains these coding sequences:
- a CDS encoding AAA family ATPase: MRLTSLSATGYRSLQSIRLDIRQLALFIGENGVGKSNLYRAMQMIKAAAEGTLSYEIAREGGMQSALWTGKRKPGPVRMIFSASFDDDEEAIRTGHAVRTGFAPSYSIEIGLRPPVAAGFAFEPQIKEETLTIDSGRRPVEMMGRKGPAVFARDDSGRRIEHPVRLLDSETAFSTLGNAGRYPEIGDLRATILGWRFYHGFRTDRDSPVRQPALAITAPMLDEDGKNLAAVFATLVHIREDTADLDHCIASALGGAMLDVPVPGETATFGLQLPEFPQRIFRPEELSDGQIRFLALAGALLSYRLPGLIALNEPETSLHPSMLPALAEMITRAAERTQVWIVTHSRILADEIEARTGARALMVVRDNGATTIKGMRVSGNYGDDDE; this comes from the coding sequence ATGCGTCTGACCTCCCTATCAGCGACCGGTTATCGGTCGCTGCAGTCGATCCGGCTGGATATTCGACAGCTTGCGCTTTTCATTGGCGAGAACGGCGTTGGCAAATCCAACCTTTACCGTGCCATGCAGATGATAAAGGCGGCGGCTGAAGGCACGCTTTCCTATGAGATTGCCCGCGAAGGCGGGATGCAATCGGCGTTGTGGACCGGCAAGCGCAAGCCGGGACCGGTTCGTATGATTTTTAGCGCTTCGTTTGACGATGATGAGGAAGCGATCCGGACCGGCCATGCGGTGCGAACAGGTTTTGCCCCGAGTTACAGCATTGAAATCGGCTTGCGGCCTCCGGTGGCTGCAGGCTTTGCCTTTGAGCCGCAGATCAAGGAAGAGACGCTTACTATTGATTCCGGTCGCAGGCCGGTGGAGATGATGGGTCGCAAAGGTCCCGCTGTGTTTGCGCGTGACGATAGCGGGCGGAGAATCGAACATCCGGTACGGCTGCTTGACTCCGAGACGGCATTTTCGACGCTCGGCAATGCGGGGCGATATCCCGAGATCGGCGATTTGCGCGCAACCATTCTCGGATGGCGGTTCTATCATGGTTTCCGCACGGATCGCGATTCGCCTGTACGCCAGCCCGCATTGGCGATCACAGCGCCCATGCTTGACGAAGACGGCAAGAACCTTGCCGCCGTTTTCGCAACATTGGTTCACATCCGTGAAGATACTGCTGATCTCGACCATTGTATTGCCTCAGCTCTTGGCGGTGCTATGCTGGATGTGCCGGTTCCCGGTGAGACCGCGACATTCGGCTTGCAACTGCCAGAGTTCCCGCAACGAATTTTCCGGCCGGAAGAACTATCTGACGGTCAGATTCGGTTTCTCGCACTGGCGGGCGCGCTGCTTTCCTACCGTTTGCCGGGCCTCATTGCGCTGAATGAACCAGAAACCAGCCTGCATCCTTCCATGCTTCCCGCCTTGGCAGAGATGATTACGCGAGCGGCGGAACGAACGCAGGTCTGGATCGTCACCCATTCGCGCATTCTCGCCGACGAGATCGAAGCCAGAACCGGTGCGCGGGCTCTTATGGTCGTGCGTGACAATGGGGCGACAACCATCAAAGGAATGCGGGTGTCCGGCAATTATGGGGATGATGACGAGTAA
- a CDS encoding YcbK family protein, with translation MIMLPLRSVVFRAKSASVAVALLGLGSTIPATAGTLPEPANPWKRLGAHLFDEEHAHLLGDSLFDKINPLVLAAMPRGKSYIQYKAPANCVPERLKNVLNRVSATYGPITVNSTVRSRNGNRKAGGRDKSYHLSCQAVDFRVHGHASGLLQHLSGNKEVGGFKRYPAGYYHIDTGPRRSW, from the coding sequence ATGATTATGTTACCCTTGCGCAGCGTTGTGTTTCGCGCAAAATCCGCCTCTGTGGCGGTCGCCCTTCTGGGGCTTGGTTCTACCATTCCTGCAACTGCCGGTACCCTGCCTGAACCTGCCAATCCATGGAAACGCCTTGGCGCGCATCTCTTTGACGAGGAACATGCGCATCTGCTTGGCGATTCCCTGTTCGATAAGATCAACCCGCTGGTTCTCGCGGCTATGCCGCGTGGCAAATCCTATATCCAATACAAGGCTCCCGCCAATTGTGTGCCGGAGCGGCTGAAGAATGTTCTGAACCGAGTTTCGGCGACCTATGGTCCGATCACTGTGAATTCGACGGTTCGGTCACGCAATGGAAACCGTAAGGCAGGGGGGCGCGACAAGTCCTATCACCTGAGCTGTCAGGCCGTTGATTTCCGCGTGCATGGTCATGCCTCGGGCCTGCTGCAGCATCTGTCGGGGAATAAGGAAGTCGGTGGCTTCAAGCGTTATCCCGCAGGCTACTATCACATTGATACTGGTCCGCGCCGCAGCTGGTAA
- the acs gene encoding acetate--CoA ligase: MSEKVYPVLPSAKKNALIDNETYLSWYKQSIKDPEKFWGKHGKRIDWFKPYTKVKNTSFDGKVSIKWFEDGQTNVSYNCIDRHLKTRGDQVAIIWEGDNPYLDKKVTYNELYEQVCRLANVLKKHGVKKGDRVTIYMPMIVEATYAMLACSRIGAVHSVVFGGFSPDALAGRIVDCESTFVITADEGMRGGKPIPLKDNTDKAIDIAAKHHVMVKNVLVVRRTGGKTSWAPGRDLWYHEEILSVKPDCKPEKMKAEDPLFILYTSGSTGKPKGVLHTTGGYLVYASMTHQYVFDYHDGDIYWCTADVGWVTGHSYIVYGPLANGATTLMFEGVPNYPTNSRFWEVIDKHKVNIFYTAPTALRALMGAGDEPVKKTSRKSLRILGSVGEPINPEAWEWYYQVVGEKRSPIVDTWWQTETGGILITPLPGATALKPGSATRPFFGVQPQLVDNEGDVLEGAADGNLCITDSWPGQMRTLYGDHKRFIEAYFSTYKGKYFTGDGCRRDKDGYYWITGRVDDVLNVSGHRMGTAEVESALVSHDTVSEAAVVGYPHDLKGQGIYCYVTLMAGLEGTDELRKELVAHVRKEIGPIASPDKIQFAPGLPKTRSGKIMRRILRKIAEDDFGSLGDTSTLADPAVVDDLIANRQNKKG, encoded by the coding sequence ATGTCCGAGAAGGTCTATCCCGTGCTGCCAAGCGCGAAGAAAAACGCGCTTATCGACAATGAAACTTATCTCAGCTGGTACAAGCAGAGCATCAAGGACCCGGAGAAATTCTGGGGCAAGCACGGCAAGCGCATTGACTGGTTCAAGCCTTACACCAAGGTCAAGAACACCTCCTTCGACGGCAAGGTCTCGATCAAATGGTTTGAAGACGGACAGACCAACGTCTCCTACAATTGTATCGACCGCCATCTGAAGACGCGCGGCGATCAGGTCGCTATCATCTGGGAAGGTGACAATCCCTATCTCGACAAGAAAGTCACCTATAATGAGCTATACGAACAGGTCTGCCGCCTCGCCAATGTGCTGAAAAAGCACGGCGTGAAGAAAGGCGACCGCGTTACGATCTATATGCCGATGATTGTCGAAGCGACCTATGCGATGCTGGCATGCTCGCGTATCGGCGCTGTTCATTCCGTTGTTTTCGGCGGCTTCTCGCCTGATGCTCTTGCAGGCCGCATCGTCGATTGCGAATCCACTTTTGTCATCACCGCCGATGAGGGCATGCGCGGCGGCAAGCCGATCCCGCTGAAGGACAATACCGACAAGGCCATCGACATCGCCGCCAAGCACCATGTGATGGTGAAAAACGTGCTGGTTGTCAGGCGCACCGGCGGCAAGACCAGCTGGGCGCCCGGTCGCGACCTCTGGTATCATGAGGAAATTCTCAGCGTTAAGCCTGATTGCAAACCGGAAAAAATGAAGGCGGAAGATCCGCTTTTCATCCTTTACACCTCTGGTTCCACCGGCAAGCCGAAGGGCGTACTGCACACGACAGGCGGCTATCTCGTCTATGCATCGATGACCCATCAATATGTCTTCGATTATCACGACGGCGATATTTACTGGTGTACGGCAGATGTAGGCTGGGTCACAGGACATTCCTATATCGTCTACGGCCCGCTCGCCAATGGCGCGACAACGCTGATGTTCGAAGGTGTTCCCAACTACCCGACCAATTCGCGGTTCTGGGAAGTCATCGACAAACACAAGGTCAACATCTTCTACACCGCCCCAACTGCACTTCGTGCCCTGATGGGTGCCGGTGATGAGCCGGTCAAAAAGACCTCGCGTAAATCCCTGCGTATTTTGGGTTCGGTCGGCGAACCGATCAATCCGGAAGCCTGGGAATGGTATTATCAGGTGGTCGGTGAGAAACGCTCGCCCATCGTTGATACCTGGTGGCAGACAGAAACCGGCGGTATTCTCATCACCCCATTGCCCGGCGCGACTGCACTCAAGCCGGGTTCGGCCACACGCCCGTTCTTTGGCGTTCAGCCGCAGCTGGTCGACAATGAGGGCGATGTGCTTGAAGGCGCAGCAGATGGCAATCTCTGCATCACCGATTCCTGGCCGGGCCAGATGCGCACGCTCTATGGCGATCATAAGCGCTTCATCGAAGCGTACTTCTCCACCTATAAGGGCAAATATTTTACCGGTGACGGCTGCCGCCGCGACAAGGATGGCTATTACTGGATCACCGGACGTGTTGACGACGTGCTCAATGTTTCGGGGCATCGCATGGGCACCGCCGAGGTGGAGTCGGCCCTCGTCTCCCATGACACGGTTTCAGAAGCAGCCGTTGTCGGCTATCCGCATGATCTCAAGGGACAGGGCATTTATTGCTATGTCACGCTGATGGCGGGTCTTGAAGGCACGGACGAGCTGCGCAAGGAACTCGTTGCTCATGTGCGCAAGGAAATCGGACCCATCGCCTCGCCCGATAAGATCCAGTTTGCACCGGGCCTGCCAAAAACGCGCTCCGGCAAGATCATGCGCCGCATTCTGCGCAAGATCGCCGAGGATGATTTTGGTTCGCTGGGCGATACCTCAACACTTGCTGATCCAGCCGTTGTCGATGATCTGATCGCCAACCGCCAGAACAAAAAGGGCTGA
- a CDS encoding LPS assembly lipoprotein LptE translates to MLLPDRFQPISGSKRLLSACVLGMALIAGGCQVRPLYSNAGPTAGASVGVSGSVQSKLATISIPEVGSREAQQVRNNLIFMFNHGAGQPASAAYTLQLSVYYQDLSLALIQNATNDKSGQPTAGSMRMTGSYVLTRISDGKVVGKGTRLITADYDAPRQRYAVLRAQRDAINRAAREVAEALNLSVAQDVSKL, encoded by the coding sequence ATGTTGTTGCCTGATCGTTTCCAGCCGATTTCCGGCTCCAAGCGTTTGCTGTCCGCGTGCGTTCTCGGTATGGCTCTGATCGCTGGCGGGTGCCAGGTTCGACCGCTTTATTCCAATGCAGGTCCAACAGCTGGCGCAAGTGTTGGCGTGAGTGGAAGTGTACAGTCAAAGCTGGCCACGATCAGTATTCCTGAAGTGGGTTCGCGCGAAGCACAGCAGGTGCGCAACAATCTGATCTTCATGTTCAATCATGGAGCAGGACAACCGGCGAGCGCCGCCTACACATTGCAGCTGAGTGTCTATTATCAGGATTTGTCGCTTGCTCTTATCCAGAACGCAACGAACGATAAATCCGGCCAGCCGACAGCCGGTTCGATGCGCATGACAGGCAGCTATGTCCTGACGCGTATCTCTGACGGTAAGGTCGTGGGCAAGGGTACGCGCCTCATCACGGCTGACTATGATGCTCCCAGACAGCGCTATGCTGTCCTTCGCGCCCAGCGTGATGCGATCAATCGGGCAGCGCGCGAAGTTGCAGAAGCTCTGAATCTCAGCGTCGCGCAGGACGTGTCCAAGCTATAA
- a CDS encoding YggS family pyridoxal phosphate-dependent enzyme — MSTAVEHLLAVRKAIAKAEAEANRPEGSVTLVAVSKTFEADEIRPVLDAGQRIFGENRVQEAQSKWPGLRNDYEGIELHLIGPLQSNKSEDAVALFDVIETVDREKIAVALASEMKKQNRFPKLYVQVNTGSEPQKAGIEPKEAVAFVKRCREVHGLNIDGLMCIPPAEENPGPHFALLEKIAREAGVEKLSMGMSGDYEVAVGFGATSVRVGSAIFGSRT, encoded by the coding sequence ATGTCGACCGCCGTTGAACACCTCCTTGCCGTTCGCAAAGCCATTGCGAAAGCCGAAGCGGAAGCCAATCGTCCGGAAGGCTCGGTGACGCTTGTGGCCGTATCAAAAACCTTCGAAGCAGACGAGATTCGCCCCGTTCTGGATGCAGGGCAGCGGATTTTCGGCGAAAACCGTGTTCAGGAAGCGCAGTCAAAATGGCCGGGTTTGCGCAATGACTATGAGGGTATTGAGCTTCATCTCATCGGGCCGCTGCAATCAAACAAGAGTGAAGACGCGGTTGCGCTGTTTGATGTCATCGAAACGGTGGATCGGGAAAAAATTGCCGTAGCGCTTGCCAGCGAAATGAAAAAACAGAACCGGTTTCCCAAACTTTATGTGCAGGTCAATACCGGCTCCGAGCCGCAAAAAGCCGGAATCGAGCCAAAGGAAGCCGTTGCTTTTGTCAAACGCTGTCGCGAGGTGCATGGCTTGAACATTGATGGCCTGATGTGCATCCCACCGGCAGAGGAAAATCCGGGCCCGCACTTTGCCCTTCTGGAAAAGATCGCACGCGAGGCCGGTGTCGAAAAGCTCTCCATGGGCATGTCGGGCGATTACGAGGTAGCGGTCGGCTTCGGCGCAACCTCCGTGCGTGTAGGCTCGGCTATTTTTGGTAGCCGAACCTAA